From a single Eleginops maclovinus isolate JMC-PN-2008 ecotype Puerto Natales chromosome 2, JC_Emac_rtc_rv5, whole genome shotgun sequence genomic region:
- the bicd1a gene encoding protein bicaudal D homolog 1 isoform X3, producing MAADGECGESVDQYRAELERLTQELTEANREKIRAAECGLVVLEENQALKQKYADLEIDQETLRKELEQLQEAFGQAYTNQRKVAEDGETNEETLLQESASKEAYYMGRLLVLQTDMTLSRSVASNAQAENDRLNALVQGLRESNEILELQRSRMREEVKEYKFRETRLLQDYTELEEENITLQKLVSTLKQSQVEYEGLKHESKVLEEETVLLNSQLEDALRLKDISQGQLEEALDALKSEREQKNNLRKELAHHLSLSDSVYGAGAHLALTVTGVEGLKFPEETNGTNGSAMPAVNSNNEDSNRRNGHVHTGTGLAKMNGEFRPGWKGEGLHPVPDLFSELNLSEMQKLKQQLLQVEREKSALLMNLQESQTQLQHTQGALSEQNDRVHRLMEHVSGMKCLNGEKELDDPQESEKPDGGSSPPANGQRDPDIHGFEILECKYKVAVTEVIDLKAELKVLKEKYNQAVEGQGEGHSDDRAQALNEEQVTLLERSYRESREKVSSLETELRAATSTASESQGMLNTAQDELVTFSEELAQLYHHVCLCNNETPNRVMLDYYRQSRITRSGSLKGSDDHRALLSPRLARRLAAASTACSCSEPSRSPLDSPSKDSHHNEKTTNTGESTSCHSSPTRNPMGSPSISISPCPSPVPSEAGGDLRKEPMNIYNLNAIIRDQIKHLQRAVDRSLQLSRQRAAARELAPMLDKDKELCMEEILKLKSLLSTKREQIATLRLVLKANKQAAEGALANLKSKYENEKTMVTETMMKLRNELKALKEDAATFSSLRAMFATRCDEYVTQLDEMQRQLAAAEDEKKTLNSLLRMAIQQKLALTQRLEDLEFDHEQTYRGRGAKVPRIKSSPPQIVSSLLPQYRHSPHN from the exons GCATTCGGCCAGGCTTACACCAACCAGCGTAAAGTGGCAGAGGATGGGGAGACCAATGAGGAGACGTTGCTGCAGGAGTCAGCCTCTAAGGAGGCCTACTACATGGGCCGTCTTCTGGTGCTGCAGACCGACATGACGCTAAGCCGTTCTGTGGCGTCCAACGCCCAGGCCGAGAACGACAGGCTCAACGCACTAGTGCAGGGACTACGCGAG AGCAATGAGATACTGGAGCTACAAAGGAGCAGGATGAGGGAGGAGGTCAAGGAGTACAAGTTCCGAGAGACCAGGCTGCTCCAGGATTACAccgagctggaggaggagaacatCACGCTGCAGAAACTGGTGTCTACACTCAAGCAGAGCCAG GTGGAATATGAGGGACTGAAACATGAATCCAAAGTCCTCGAGGAGGAGACTGTCCTCCTCAACAGTCAGCTGGAAGACGCACTACGTCTGAAAGACATTTCTCAGGGTCAGTTGGAGGAGGCCTTAGATGCCCTAAAGAGTGAGCGTGAGCAGAAGAACAATCTGAGGAAGGAGTTGGCCCACCACCTCAGTCTGAGTGACAGCGTCTACGGAGCAGGGGCCCATCTGGCCCTCACTGTCACTGGTGTTGAGGGCCTCAAGTTCCCTGAGGAGACCAATGGCACAAACGGCAGTGCCATGCCTGCTGTTAACAGCAACAACGAGGACAGCAATCGTCGCAATGGTCATGTTCACACAGGCACCGGATTGGCTAAGATGAACGGGGAATTCCGACCGGGCTGGAAAGGAGAAGGCCTGCACCCGGTGCCGGACCTGTTCAGTGAGCTCAACCTGTCCGAGATGCAGAAGCTCAAACAGCAGCTACTACAG GTGGAGCGGGAGAAGTCGGCGCTGCTCATGAACCTGCAGGAGTCCCAGACccagctgcagcacacacagggTGCGCTGAGCGAGCAGAACGACCGTGTCCATCGCCTCATGGAGCACGTCAGCGGCATGAAATGTCTGAATGGAGAAAAAGAGCTTGATGACCCTCAGGAGAGTGAAAAGCCTGATGGTGGCTCCTCACCACCAGCCAATGGCCAACGCGACCCCGATATCCACGGCTTTGAGATCCTTGAGTGTAAGTACAAGGTAGCGGTAACAGAGGTGATCGACCTGAAAGCGGAGCTCAAGGTCCTGAAGGAGAAGTACAACCAGGCTGTGGAGGGGCAGGGAGAGGGCCACAGTGACGACAGGGCCCAGGCACTGAATGAAGAG CAGGTAACCCTTTTGGAGCGTAGTTACCGGGAAAGCCGCGAGAAGGTGTCGAGCCTGGAGACAGAGCTACGAGCAGCCACAAGCACAGCCTCAGAGAGCCAGGGCATGCTGAACACAGCACAGGATGAGCTTGTTACCTTCAGTGAGGAACTGGCGCAGCTCTACCACCATGTCTGTCTGTGCAACAATGAGACACCCAACCGCGTGATGCTGGACTACTACCGCCAGAGCCGCATCACACGCAGCGGCAGCCTTAAAGGCTCTGACGACCATCGGGCTTTGCTCTCTCCTCGCCTGGCTCGACGCCTCGCTGCAGCATCTACAGCCTGCTCTTGCTCTGAGCCTTCACGCAGTCCCCTGGACTCCCCATCCAAAGATTCCCATCACAATGAGAAAACTACCAACACAGGGGAGTCTACATCATGTCACAGCAGCCCCACTCGCAACCCCATGGGATCGCCATCCATCAGCATCTCTCCCTGCCCATCTCCAGTGCCCTCAGAAGCAGGTGGAGACCTACGGAAGGAGCCTATGAATATCTACAACCTGAACGCCATCATCAGAgatcagatcaaacacctcCAGAGGGCTGTGGACCGGTCGCTGCAGCTGTCCCGGCAGAGGGCTGCAGCCAGGGAGCTGGCGCCTATGCTTGACAAGGACAAGGAGCTGTGCATGGAGGAGATACTCAAACTGAAGTCGCTGCTCAGTACTAAGAGAGAGCAGATAGCCACACTCAGGCTGGTGCTGAAGGCTAATAAACAG GCAGCAGAGGGTGCACTGGCAAATTTGAAGAGCAAGTACGAGAATGAAAAGACGATGGTGACAGAGACCATGATGAAGCTGAGGAACGAGCTGAAGGCTCTGAAAGAAGACGCCGCCACCTTCTCGTCTCTTAGGGCCATGTTTGCCACAAG ATGTGATGAGTATGTTACTCAGCTGGATGAGATGCAGAGGCAGCTGGCGGCAGCAGAAGATGAGAAAAAGACACTGAACTCTCTCCTCCGCATGGCCATCCAGCAGAAACTGGCCTTGACCCAACGGCTGGAGGATCTGGAGTTCGACCACGAGCAAACCTACCGTGGCCGAGGCGCTAAAGTGCCCAGGATAAAAAGCAGCCCGCCCCAA ATTGTCAGCAGCCTGCTGCCTCAGTACCGTCACTCTCCCCACAACTAA
- the bicd1a gene encoding protein bicaudal D homolog 1 isoform X1 has product MAADGECGESVDQYRAELERLTQELTEANREKIRAAECGLVVLEENQALKQKYADLEIDQETLRKELEQLQEAFGQAYTNQRKVAEDGETNEETLLQESASKEAYYMGRLLVLQTDMTLSRSVASNAQAENDRLNALVQGLRESNEILELQRSRMREEVKEYKFRETRLLQDYTELEEENITLQKLVSTLKQSQVEYEGLKHESKVLEEETVLLNSQLEDALRLKDISQGQLEEALDALKSEREQKNNLRKELAHHLSLSDSVYGAGAHLALTVTGVEGLKFPEETNGTNGSAMPAVNSNNEDSNRRNGHVHTGTGLAKMNGEFRPGWKGEGLHPVPDLFSELNLSEMQKLKQQLLQVEREKSALLMNLQESQTQLQHTQGALSEQNDRVHRLMEHVSGMKCLNGEKELDDPQESEKPDGGSSPPANGQRDPDIHGFEILECKYKVAVTEVIDLKAELKVLKEKYNQAVEGQGEGHSDDRAQALNEEQVTLLERSYRESREKVSSLETELRAATSTASESQGMLNTAQDELVTFSEELAQLYHHVCLCNNETPNRVMLDYYRQSRITRSGSLKGSDDHRALLSPRLARRLAAASTACSCSEPSRSPLDSPSKDSHHNEKTTNTGESTSCHSSPTRNPMGSPSISISPCPSPVPSEAGGDLRKEPMNIYNLNAIIRDQIKHLQRAVDRSLQLSRQRAAARELAPMLDKDKELCMEEILKLKSLLSTKREQIATLRLVLKANKQAAEGALANLKSKYENEKTMVTETMMKLRNELKALKEDAATFSSLRAMFATRCDEYVTQLDEMQRQLAAAEDEKKTLNSLLRMAIQQKLALTQRLEDLEFDHEQTYRGRGAKVPRIKSSPPQFLVDCQQPAASVPSLSPQLRRGRASLARSPKYLADLQEQRAVLSSKSSLLSPCDPRICLAQHPLPPDT; this is encoded by the exons GCATTCGGCCAGGCTTACACCAACCAGCGTAAAGTGGCAGAGGATGGGGAGACCAATGAGGAGACGTTGCTGCAGGAGTCAGCCTCTAAGGAGGCCTACTACATGGGCCGTCTTCTGGTGCTGCAGACCGACATGACGCTAAGCCGTTCTGTGGCGTCCAACGCCCAGGCCGAGAACGACAGGCTCAACGCACTAGTGCAGGGACTACGCGAG AGCAATGAGATACTGGAGCTACAAAGGAGCAGGATGAGGGAGGAGGTCAAGGAGTACAAGTTCCGAGAGACCAGGCTGCTCCAGGATTACAccgagctggaggaggagaacatCACGCTGCAGAAACTGGTGTCTACACTCAAGCAGAGCCAG GTGGAATATGAGGGACTGAAACATGAATCCAAAGTCCTCGAGGAGGAGACTGTCCTCCTCAACAGTCAGCTGGAAGACGCACTACGTCTGAAAGACATTTCTCAGGGTCAGTTGGAGGAGGCCTTAGATGCCCTAAAGAGTGAGCGTGAGCAGAAGAACAATCTGAGGAAGGAGTTGGCCCACCACCTCAGTCTGAGTGACAGCGTCTACGGAGCAGGGGCCCATCTGGCCCTCACTGTCACTGGTGTTGAGGGCCTCAAGTTCCCTGAGGAGACCAATGGCACAAACGGCAGTGCCATGCCTGCTGTTAACAGCAACAACGAGGACAGCAATCGTCGCAATGGTCATGTTCACACAGGCACCGGATTGGCTAAGATGAACGGGGAATTCCGACCGGGCTGGAAAGGAGAAGGCCTGCACCCGGTGCCGGACCTGTTCAGTGAGCTCAACCTGTCCGAGATGCAGAAGCTCAAACAGCAGCTACTACAG GTGGAGCGGGAGAAGTCGGCGCTGCTCATGAACCTGCAGGAGTCCCAGACccagctgcagcacacacagggTGCGCTGAGCGAGCAGAACGACCGTGTCCATCGCCTCATGGAGCACGTCAGCGGCATGAAATGTCTGAATGGAGAAAAAGAGCTTGATGACCCTCAGGAGAGTGAAAAGCCTGATGGTGGCTCCTCACCACCAGCCAATGGCCAACGCGACCCCGATATCCACGGCTTTGAGATCCTTGAGTGTAAGTACAAGGTAGCGGTAACAGAGGTGATCGACCTGAAAGCGGAGCTCAAGGTCCTGAAGGAGAAGTACAACCAGGCTGTGGAGGGGCAGGGAGAGGGCCACAGTGACGACAGGGCCCAGGCACTGAATGAAGAG CAGGTAACCCTTTTGGAGCGTAGTTACCGGGAAAGCCGCGAGAAGGTGTCGAGCCTGGAGACAGAGCTACGAGCAGCCACAAGCACAGCCTCAGAGAGCCAGGGCATGCTGAACACAGCACAGGATGAGCTTGTTACCTTCAGTGAGGAACTGGCGCAGCTCTACCACCATGTCTGTCTGTGCAACAATGAGACACCCAACCGCGTGATGCTGGACTACTACCGCCAGAGCCGCATCACACGCAGCGGCAGCCTTAAAGGCTCTGACGACCATCGGGCTTTGCTCTCTCCTCGCCTGGCTCGACGCCTCGCTGCAGCATCTACAGCCTGCTCTTGCTCTGAGCCTTCACGCAGTCCCCTGGACTCCCCATCCAAAGATTCCCATCACAATGAGAAAACTACCAACACAGGGGAGTCTACATCATGTCACAGCAGCCCCACTCGCAACCCCATGGGATCGCCATCCATCAGCATCTCTCCCTGCCCATCTCCAGTGCCCTCAGAAGCAGGTGGAGACCTACGGAAGGAGCCTATGAATATCTACAACCTGAACGCCATCATCAGAgatcagatcaaacacctcCAGAGGGCTGTGGACCGGTCGCTGCAGCTGTCCCGGCAGAGGGCTGCAGCCAGGGAGCTGGCGCCTATGCTTGACAAGGACAAGGAGCTGTGCATGGAGGAGATACTCAAACTGAAGTCGCTGCTCAGTACTAAGAGAGAGCAGATAGCCACACTCAGGCTGGTGCTGAAGGCTAATAAACAG GCAGCAGAGGGTGCACTGGCAAATTTGAAGAGCAAGTACGAGAATGAAAAGACGATGGTGACAGAGACCATGATGAAGCTGAGGAACGAGCTGAAGGCTCTGAAAGAAGACGCCGCCACCTTCTCGTCTCTTAGGGCCATGTTTGCCACAAG ATGTGATGAGTATGTTACTCAGCTGGATGAGATGCAGAGGCAGCTGGCGGCAGCAGAAGATGAGAAAAAGACACTGAACTCTCTCCTCCGCATGGCCATCCAGCAGAAACTGGCCTTGACCCAACGGCTGGAGGATCTGGAGTTCGACCACGAGCAAACCTACCGTGGCCGAGGCGCTAAAGTGCCCAGGATAAAAAGCAGCCCGCCCCAA TTTCTTGTAGATTGTCAGCAGCCTGCTGCCTCAGTACCGTCACTCTCCCCACAACTAAGGCGAGGGAGAGCCTCCCTAGCACGCAG TCCTAAATATTTGGCAGACCTCCAGGAACAGCGAGCAGTACTGTCCAGCAAAAGTAGCCTTCTCTCCCCTTGCGACCCTCGTATCTGTCTGGCCCAGCATCCCCTGCCACCCGACACCTAA
- the bicd1a gene encoding protein bicaudal D homolog 1 isoform X2: protein MAADGECGESVDQYRAELERLTQELTEANREKIRAAECGLVVLEENQALKQKYADLEIDQETLRKELEQLQEAFGQAYTNQRKVAEDGETNEETLLQESASKEAYYMGRLLVLQTDMTLSRSVASNAQAENDRLNALVQGLRESNEILELQRSRMREEVKEYKFRETRLLQDYTELEEENITLQKLVSTLKQSQVEYEGLKHESKVLEEETVLLNSQLEDALRLKDISQGQLEEALDALKSEREQKNNLRKELAHHLSLSDSVYGAGAHLALTVTGVEGLKFPEETNGTNGSAMPAVNSNNEDSNRRNGHVHTGTGLAKMNGEFRPGWKGEGLHPVPDLFSELNLSEMQKLKQQLLQVEREKSALLMNLQESQTQLQHTQGALSEQNDRVHRLMEHVSGMKCLNGEKELDDPQESEKPDGGSSPPANGQRDPDIHGFEILECKYKVAVTEVIDLKAELKVLKEKYNQAVEGQGEGHSDDRAQALNEEVTLLERSYRESREKVSSLETELRAATSTASESQGMLNTAQDELVTFSEELAQLYHHVCLCNNETPNRVMLDYYRQSRITRSGSLKGSDDHRALLSPRLARRLAAASTACSCSEPSRSPLDSPSKDSHHNEKTTNTGESTSCHSSPTRNPMGSPSISISPCPSPVPSEAGGDLRKEPMNIYNLNAIIRDQIKHLQRAVDRSLQLSRQRAAARELAPMLDKDKELCMEEILKLKSLLSTKREQIATLRLVLKANKQAAEGALANLKSKYENEKTMVTETMMKLRNELKALKEDAATFSSLRAMFATRCDEYVTQLDEMQRQLAAAEDEKKTLNSLLRMAIQQKLALTQRLEDLEFDHEQTYRGRGAKVPRIKSSPPQFLVDCQQPAASVPSLSPQLRRGRASLARSPKYLADLQEQRAVLSSKSSLLSPCDPRICLAQHPLPPDT from the exons GCATTCGGCCAGGCTTACACCAACCAGCGTAAAGTGGCAGAGGATGGGGAGACCAATGAGGAGACGTTGCTGCAGGAGTCAGCCTCTAAGGAGGCCTACTACATGGGCCGTCTTCTGGTGCTGCAGACCGACATGACGCTAAGCCGTTCTGTGGCGTCCAACGCCCAGGCCGAGAACGACAGGCTCAACGCACTAGTGCAGGGACTACGCGAG AGCAATGAGATACTGGAGCTACAAAGGAGCAGGATGAGGGAGGAGGTCAAGGAGTACAAGTTCCGAGAGACCAGGCTGCTCCAGGATTACAccgagctggaggaggagaacatCACGCTGCAGAAACTGGTGTCTACACTCAAGCAGAGCCAG GTGGAATATGAGGGACTGAAACATGAATCCAAAGTCCTCGAGGAGGAGACTGTCCTCCTCAACAGTCAGCTGGAAGACGCACTACGTCTGAAAGACATTTCTCAGGGTCAGTTGGAGGAGGCCTTAGATGCCCTAAAGAGTGAGCGTGAGCAGAAGAACAATCTGAGGAAGGAGTTGGCCCACCACCTCAGTCTGAGTGACAGCGTCTACGGAGCAGGGGCCCATCTGGCCCTCACTGTCACTGGTGTTGAGGGCCTCAAGTTCCCTGAGGAGACCAATGGCACAAACGGCAGTGCCATGCCTGCTGTTAACAGCAACAACGAGGACAGCAATCGTCGCAATGGTCATGTTCACACAGGCACCGGATTGGCTAAGATGAACGGGGAATTCCGACCGGGCTGGAAAGGAGAAGGCCTGCACCCGGTGCCGGACCTGTTCAGTGAGCTCAACCTGTCCGAGATGCAGAAGCTCAAACAGCAGCTACTACAG GTGGAGCGGGAGAAGTCGGCGCTGCTCATGAACCTGCAGGAGTCCCAGACccagctgcagcacacacagggTGCGCTGAGCGAGCAGAACGACCGTGTCCATCGCCTCATGGAGCACGTCAGCGGCATGAAATGTCTGAATGGAGAAAAAGAGCTTGATGACCCTCAGGAGAGTGAAAAGCCTGATGGTGGCTCCTCACCACCAGCCAATGGCCAACGCGACCCCGATATCCACGGCTTTGAGATCCTTGAGTGTAAGTACAAGGTAGCGGTAACAGAGGTGATCGACCTGAAAGCGGAGCTCAAGGTCCTGAAGGAGAAGTACAACCAGGCTGTGGAGGGGCAGGGAGAGGGCCACAGTGACGACAGGGCCCAGGCACTGAATGAAGAG GTAACCCTTTTGGAGCGTAGTTACCGGGAAAGCCGCGAGAAGGTGTCGAGCCTGGAGACAGAGCTACGAGCAGCCACAAGCACAGCCTCAGAGAGCCAGGGCATGCTGAACACAGCACAGGATGAGCTTGTTACCTTCAGTGAGGAACTGGCGCAGCTCTACCACCATGTCTGTCTGTGCAACAATGAGACACCCAACCGCGTGATGCTGGACTACTACCGCCAGAGCCGCATCACACGCAGCGGCAGCCTTAAAGGCTCTGACGACCATCGGGCTTTGCTCTCTCCTCGCCTGGCTCGACGCCTCGCTGCAGCATCTACAGCCTGCTCTTGCTCTGAGCCTTCACGCAGTCCCCTGGACTCCCCATCCAAAGATTCCCATCACAATGAGAAAACTACCAACACAGGGGAGTCTACATCATGTCACAGCAGCCCCACTCGCAACCCCATGGGATCGCCATCCATCAGCATCTCTCCCTGCCCATCTCCAGTGCCCTCAGAAGCAGGTGGAGACCTACGGAAGGAGCCTATGAATATCTACAACCTGAACGCCATCATCAGAgatcagatcaaacacctcCAGAGGGCTGTGGACCGGTCGCTGCAGCTGTCCCGGCAGAGGGCTGCAGCCAGGGAGCTGGCGCCTATGCTTGACAAGGACAAGGAGCTGTGCATGGAGGAGATACTCAAACTGAAGTCGCTGCTCAGTACTAAGAGAGAGCAGATAGCCACACTCAGGCTGGTGCTGAAGGCTAATAAACAG GCAGCAGAGGGTGCACTGGCAAATTTGAAGAGCAAGTACGAGAATGAAAAGACGATGGTGACAGAGACCATGATGAAGCTGAGGAACGAGCTGAAGGCTCTGAAAGAAGACGCCGCCACCTTCTCGTCTCTTAGGGCCATGTTTGCCACAAG ATGTGATGAGTATGTTACTCAGCTGGATGAGATGCAGAGGCAGCTGGCGGCAGCAGAAGATGAGAAAAAGACACTGAACTCTCTCCTCCGCATGGCCATCCAGCAGAAACTGGCCTTGACCCAACGGCTGGAGGATCTGGAGTTCGACCACGAGCAAACCTACCGTGGCCGAGGCGCTAAAGTGCCCAGGATAAAAAGCAGCCCGCCCCAA TTTCTTGTAGATTGTCAGCAGCCTGCTGCCTCAGTACCGTCACTCTCCCCACAACTAAGGCGAGGGAGAGCCTCCCTAGCACGCAG TCCTAAATATTTGGCAGACCTCCAGGAACAGCGAGCAGTACTGTCCAGCAAAAGTAGCCTTCTCTCCCCTTGCGACCCTCGTATCTGTCTGGCCCAGCATCCCCTGCCACCCGACACCTAA
- the bicd1a gene encoding protein bicaudal D homolog 1 isoform X4, whose protein sequence is MAADGECGESVDQYRAELERLTQELTEANREKIRAAECGLVVLEENQALKQKYADLEIDQETLRKELEQLQEAFGQAYTNQRKVAEDGETNEETLLQESASKEAYYMGRLLVLQTDMTLSRSVASNAQAENDRLNALVQGLRESNEILELQRSRMREEVKEYKFRETRLLQDYTELEEENITLQKLVSTLKQSQVEYEGLKHESKVLEEETVLLNSQLEDALRLKDISQGQLEEALDALKSEREQKNNLRKELAHHLSLSDSVYGAGAHLALTVTGVEGLKFPEETNGTNGSAMPAVNSNNEDSNRRNGHVHTGTGLAKMNGEFRPGWKGEGLHPVPDLFSELNLSEMQKLKQQLLQVEREKSALLMNLQESQTQLQHTQGALSEQNDRVHRLMEHVSGMKCLNGEKELDDPQESEKPDGGSSPPANGQRDPDIHGFEILECKYKVAVTEVIDLKAELKVLKEKYNQAVEGQGEGHSDDRAQALNEEVTLLERSYRESREKVSSLETELRAATSTASESQGMLNTAQDELVTFSEELAQLYHHVCLCNNETPNRVMLDYYRQSRITRSGSLKGSDDHRALLSPRLARRLAAASTACSCSEPSRSPLDSPSKDSHHNEKTTNTGESTSCHSSPTRNPMGSPSISISPCPSPVPSEAGGDLRKEPMNIYNLNAIIRDQIKHLQRAVDRSLQLSRQRAAARELAPMLDKDKELCMEEILKLKSLLSTKREQIATLRLVLKANKQAAEGALANLKSKYENEKTMVTETMMKLRNELKALKEDAATFSSLRAMFATRCDEYVTQLDEMQRQLAAAEDEKKTLNSLLRMAIQQKLALTQRLEDLEFDHEQTYRGRGAKVPRIKSSPPQIVSSLLPQYRHSPHN, encoded by the exons GCATTCGGCCAGGCTTACACCAACCAGCGTAAAGTGGCAGAGGATGGGGAGACCAATGAGGAGACGTTGCTGCAGGAGTCAGCCTCTAAGGAGGCCTACTACATGGGCCGTCTTCTGGTGCTGCAGACCGACATGACGCTAAGCCGTTCTGTGGCGTCCAACGCCCAGGCCGAGAACGACAGGCTCAACGCACTAGTGCAGGGACTACGCGAG AGCAATGAGATACTGGAGCTACAAAGGAGCAGGATGAGGGAGGAGGTCAAGGAGTACAAGTTCCGAGAGACCAGGCTGCTCCAGGATTACAccgagctggaggaggagaacatCACGCTGCAGAAACTGGTGTCTACACTCAAGCAGAGCCAG GTGGAATATGAGGGACTGAAACATGAATCCAAAGTCCTCGAGGAGGAGACTGTCCTCCTCAACAGTCAGCTGGAAGACGCACTACGTCTGAAAGACATTTCTCAGGGTCAGTTGGAGGAGGCCTTAGATGCCCTAAAGAGTGAGCGTGAGCAGAAGAACAATCTGAGGAAGGAGTTGGCCCACCACCTCAGTCTGAGTGACAGCGTCTACGGAGCAGGGGCCCATCTGGCCCTCACTGTCACTGGTGTTGAGGGCCTCAAGTTCCCTGAGGAGACCAATGGCACAAACGGCAGTGCCATGCCTGCTGTTAACAGCAACAACGAGGACAGCAATCGTCGCAATGGTCATGTTCACACAGGCACCGGATTGGCTAAGATGAACGGGGAATTCCGACCGGGCTGGAAAGGAGAAGGCCTGCACCCGGTGCCGGACCTGTTCAGTGAGCTCAACCTGTCCGAGATGCAGAAGCTCAAACAGCAGCTACTACAG GTGGAGCGGGAGAAGTCGGCGCTGCTCATGAACCTGCAGGAGTCCCAGACccagctgcagcacacacagggTGCGCTGAGCGAGCAGAACGACCGTGTCCATCGCCTCATGGAGCACGTCAGCGGCATGAAATGTCTGAATGGAGAAAAAGAGCTTGATGACCCTCAGGAGAGTGAAAAGCCTGATGGTGGCTCCTCACCACCAGCCAATGGCCAACGCGACCCCGATATCCACGGCTTTGAGATCCTTGAGTGTAAGTACAAGGTAGCGGTAACAGAGGTGATCGACCTGAAAGCGGAGCTCAAGGTCCTGAAGGAGAAGTACAACCAGGCTGTGGAGGGGCAGGGAGAGGGCCACAGTGACGACAGGGCCCAGGCACTGAATGAAGAG GTAACCCTTTTGGAGCGTAGTTACCGGGAAAGCCGCGAGAAGGTGTCGAGCCTGGAGACAGAGCTACGAGCAGCCACAAGCACAGCCTCAGAGAGCCAGGGCATGCTGAACACAGCACAGGATGAGCTTGTTACCTTCAGTGAGGAACTGGCGCAGCTCTACCACCATGTCTGTCTGTGCAACAATGAGACACCCAACCGCGTGATGCTGGACTACTACCGCCAGAGCCGCATCACACGCAGCGGCAGCCTTAAAGGCTCTGACGACCATCGGGCTTTGCTCTCTCCTCGCCTGGCTCGACGCCTCGCTGCAGCATCTACAGCCTGCTCTTGCTCTGAGCCTTCACGCAGTCCCCTGGACTCCCCATCCAAAGATTCCCATCACAATGAGAAAACTACCAACACAGGGGAGTCTACATCATGTCACAGCAGCCCCACTCGCAACCCCATGGGATCGCCATCCATCAGCATCTCTCCCTGCCCATCTCCAGTGCCCTCAGAAGCAGGTGGAGACCTACGGAAGGAGCCTATGAATATCTACAACCTGAACGCCATCATCAGAgatcagatcaaacacctcCAGAGGGCTGTGGACCGGTCGCTGCAGCTGTCCCGGCAGAGGGCTGCAGCCAGGGAGCTGGCGCCTATGCTTGACAAGGACAAGGAGCTGTGCATGGAGGAGATACTCAAACTGAAGTCGCTGCTCAGTACTAAGAGAGAGCAGATAGCCACACTCAGGCTGGTGCTGAAGGCTAATAAACAG GCAGCAGAGGGTGCACTGGCAAATTTGAAGAGCAAGTACGAGAATGAAAAGACGATGGTGACAGAGACCATGATGAAGCTGAGGAACGAGCTGAAGGCTCTGAAAGAAGACGCCGCCACCTTCTCGTCTCTTAGGGCCATGTTTGCCACAAG ATGTGATGAGTATGTTACTCAGCTGGATGAGATGCAGAGGCAGCTGGCGGCAGCAGAAGATGAGAAAAAGACACTGAACTCTCTCCTCCGCATGGCCATCCAGCAGAAACTGGCCTTGACCCAACGGCTGGAGGATCTGGAGTTCGACCACGAGCAAACCTACCGTGGCCGAGGCGCTAAAGTGCCCAGGATAAAAAGCAGCCCGCCCCAA ATTGTCAGCAGCCTGCTGCCTCAGTACCGTCACTCTCCCCACAACTAA